From a region of the Chiloscyllium punctatum isolate Juve2018m chromosome 1, sChiPun1.3, whole genome shotgun sequence genome:
- the LOC140454509 gene encoding N-acylethanolamine-hydrolyzing acid amidase-like: MLLYLHLLLLCLFPIDRGDFSPPRFNVSLEVPAEQRWEPVLKHYDAAQLRKIMQHVIGSIAPKWVVSIIELLAHQLSWILPQPYETEIQGLSKALDLSLGEGLLINLAYELSSFCTSIVVQDTKGNIYHGRNLDYAFSDALRSLTVDLQFVKNGQIVYTGTTFIGFVGLWTGQRPNKFTISGNARVNRDWWRTVIAALFKRSPPPSWLIRDTLLEAGDFQAALKKLAYSPITADVYYILGGVRPTEGVIITRNLSGPVDIWPLIPMNGQWYRVETNYDHWKNPPPFDDRRTPAMHALNATGQNNINLHALLKILTVKPVLNKSTVYTTLMCAAQPYYYRTLVRT, from the exons ATGTTGTTGTATTTGCACTTGCTGTTATTGTGTTTATTCCCCATTGACAGGGGGGATTTTTCTCCTCCGCGTTTCAATGTGAGTTTGGAGGTGCCCGCTGAGCAGCGCTGGGAGCCGGTGCTGAAACATTACGATGCGGCGCAGCTCCGAAAGATCATGCAGCATGTAATCGG CTCTATCGCTCCAAAATGGGTGGTTTCCATCATTGAACTTCTGGCACACCAGCTCAGCTGGATATTACCACAACCCTATGAAACAGAAATCCAAGGACTAAGTAAAGCACTAGATTTAAGCCTTGGAGAAGGACTTCTTATCAATCTTGCTTATGAACTTTCTAG CTTTTGCACCAGTATTGTTGTCCAAGACACAAAAGGAAACATTTACCATGGTAGAAATCTGGATTATGCATTCAGTGATGCTTTAAGATCGCTCACAGTTGACCTACAATTTGTCAAGAATGGTCAG ATTGTCTACACAGGAACAACATTCATTGGCTTTGTAGGTTTATGGACTGGGCAAAGACCAAATAAATTTACTATCTCTGGAAATGCAAGAG ttaACAGAGATTGGTGGAGAACTGTCATTGCTGCTCTTTTCAAAAGAAGCCCTCCTCCTAGCTGGCTGATTAGAGAT ACACTCCTAGAAGCTGGGGATTTCCAAGCAGCTTTGAAGAAGTTGGCCTATTCCCCAATCACTGCTGATGTATACTACATTTTAGGTGGAGTTCGACCAACTGAAGGTGTGATTATAACAAGAAATCTTAGTGGGCCTGTTGATATCTGGCCTTTGATTCCGATGAATGGACA GTGGTACAGAGTGGAAACAAATTATGATCATTGGAAAAATCCTCCACCATTCGATGACAGAAG AACACCAGCTATGCATGCTCTCAATGCTACAGGTCAAAATAACATCAACTTACATGCATTGTTAAAG ATTCTTACTGTTAAACCAGTGTTGAATAA ATCCACTGTCTATACAACATTAATGTGTGCGGCTCAGCCATATTactacaggacattagttcggACTTAA